The following nucleotide sequence is from uncultured Draconibacterium sp..
TTATTACTGAAGCAATTTCATCCGGTGCGTTCTCTGGAAGTAAAATATAATCGCCTTTATCGGATGATTTAATTTCAAGTTGTTTGTTTGGTTCAGCTAAAAAGTATGCCTTGGTAACTTTAACACTCTTATCAACCTGAATTTTCTTGTCGGTTGGCCAATCGAAAATATGGGCGTAAAGCAAGCCACGTTTACTGGTGTAACGTCCCCACTCCGGACGGTCGAATGGACTGGCTTTGGCACCATAAATGGCTTCTCCGTTCACTCTATTCCATTCACCCATTGCAGCCAAACGCTCAACACTCTCAACAGGAATTTGCCCTAAACCATCAGGGCCTACATTCAACAAAAAGTTTCCGCCTTTCGATACAATATCAATCAGGCTATGAATTAACATGGTATCGCTTTTCCATTTCTCATCCGATGGTTTATAGCCCCAAGAGCCATTCATAGTAAAACAAGCTTCCCAGTCGGAATCAATACCAGTTGCAGGCACTTCTTTTTCGGGTGTTCCAAAATCGCCGGCAAAATTGCCTTCCACGTTCATTCCGGCCATTCCGTTCCGGCCTTTGTCTACACGGTTGTTTACAATGGTATTGGGTTGAAGTTCCATAATCATTTCGTACATTTCCTTACCCATTTCAGTAGTATAATCCGAAATCCATTCACCATCGAACCAAACCACACCAATTTCGCCGTAATTGGTTAACAACTCTTTTACCTGTGGCTTTAGGTAGTTTTCGAAATATTTTGGAAATTCAGGGTTCGACTTGGTTTGGTCTTTTTGCCCTACATTGTAATTGGGGTAAAAAATAGATTGTGCCTGTGGATGGTGCCAATCGGTAATGGAGTGATATAAACAGAATACGATACCTTCTTTTTTGCACGCTTCTGCCAGTTCTGCAACCACATCGCGTCCAAATTCGGTTCTATCTACAATATTATAATCGCTAACCTCCGAATCCCACATGGCAAACCCATCATGATGTTTCGAGGTAAGCACAATGTATTTCATTCCGGCATCCTTAGCAATTTGCACCCATTTATCAGCATCAAAATTTACCGGTTCAAATTGGTCAACCACTTCCTTTTCGTAATCTTCTATGGTGTAGTCCAACTTGTCCATAATCCACTCGGCTCCACCGCCACAAACTTTTCCGTTACGTTCGCCACCAGGCACAGCATAAGGCCCCCAGTGAATAAACATCCCGAAGCGGGCATCGCGCCACCAGGCCATACGTTCGTTGGTACTTGGTTTTTTTGTTTGTTTTTGTGCAAAGCCAGTGCTCACCAACATTAGCAGTGCCAAGCTTAATGTAATTGTTCTTTTTAACTTATTCATTTTTACTAATTATTTAATTTGCTGTCAATAAAAAACCGCTAAGGCGCAGAGAAAGTGCGCTTAAAACCTTCATGTTTTGCGGCTAAATGCTGTTTTTACTCCTCATTAAGTGCTGGTTTATATCTTACAGTAATTGCGCCCTTTTTTAGCTTTTCAGTAAACTCAATTCCAATGCGTTTGGCATTTTCACCGCTGCGTAAATGTTCAACCGGAACCGTTTCGGGAACAATTTTTATGTCTCCACCTTCAGCTTTTATTTCTACCTCAATTTTTTCCTGATTTTCAACACTGGAAAGAATAATCGTATTATCATCAACAATTGCGTAGGCAGAGAATGTACTTATTGCCGTTCCAAAACTTACCGGATTATCAGTTTTAAATTCATCTTTTACCGAAATAGTTCCGTTTCCGGTTTTATCATTTTCCATTGTGCGCACCAATGATTTCAAACCATCTAATTTGTAGGCTGGTTTTATGTCCATCACCACCTTGTCTTTGTTTTCCGAAAATACAGTTTCCAGTATTTCGCCTTTAAATTCGATGCCTTTTGATTGCAAAGTATTGTTGATGTGCGGAACCGGGTGCCCCCAGGAACTGCGGGCAGGATTATCGTCGGAAAAAGCACCGACAATATACGATGGTGCTCCAATATCGCCTGCCGGATAGTCCTGATCATAAACCAACACATAACTGCCCACATCAAAATGGTTATGGTTTTCGGCATTGTGCCCGGCTTTTATGGCTATTGAAAATGGTTTTTTCTGTTGTCCGCGCGAAATTACAATGCCAAAATCATCGAAATAAGTGTGATTCGGTAGTGGCGATTTATCATTTTCGTCGATATATTTATCAAGACCCGACCACCCGATAAGTCTTTGTACCGATTCATCAGGAATAAAAGCTGCCGGTTTTTTGGAACCATAATATTTGGCAGCCATTAAATACGCAAAATTATCGCTGCCCTGGTTCACCCGTGTTACGCCATCAGAAAATGGAGCGTACATCCCTTCGTGAATTTGAAAATTTTCAGGAAAGTTGGCAACATTCTTTAATTTCTCAGAATCGTTAAATTCAAAAAGATCAATCTTCCCTTCGGTGTAATCGTACAAAATTTCGGCTAAATACAGGTAGTGGCCAAAACCATAATTCCAATAGCCGGTGCCTTCGGAGCAATAACCATCGCTGCCAAATCCCGACAGGTAATATACCATGCTATTTAATGCGCAACCAATGGCCGCAATTCGTTCTTCTTTGCTTTTCGAAGCTGTTATGGCTGTAAACAGGGTTCCGCTGGTGCACACCGAGTTCCAATTGCTAGTGCTTCGTATCCATGTGTTACTTTTATCACTTTCTTTCTGGCACGAGCTTAAATATGAAGCTATAATCCGCCACTGCAATTGTTCTGCTATTTTAGTACGTAACTCATTAGGCAATTTATCTTCCAATAAAGCATCGGCCAAAGCCAACACCAAGCCAAACTTACGGGCACCCAAATCGATGGATACTCGTCGGCCTTCCAGTACATCATTGTCGCGGTCGTGGTTGGGATGTAGCCAGGATTTCATAGCCATGATGGAGTCGCTGTACACTTGAATTTGCGAGAGGAATCGCCCCTGATTTTCCATGCACTCGGCCAGGATGAATTTCTCCAGCCGATCCATCGTGCGGTAATAACGAGGTTTGTAGATGCCACGATTACCTTCGAGATTTGCCCGGTAATAAATTTCGTCGGTGATGGGCACTTCGGGCGTTTTATCCAGGGCAGCAATGGCCTCTTCCAACAGGGCCATGCCTGTAGGCACCGAAGCGATGCTGTCCCAATAATTTCGATTGCTCGCAGGGGGAGCAGGAAGAAAGGCTTCTGCGGGCACCACTTTTTTCAAAATTTCAATTTGTGCGGCAGTCGGATAAATCAGCGTTGAGTCTGCTAATTCAAGCCAGGCTTTCAGATCCGGTTTTTCGCTTTGTTTTTTTTGTGGAATACAACTTCCGAATAAAATTATCGCAAATAATAACGCGAATAGTAGAGTTAGGTTTTTCATTTCTTTGCTTTAGTTAAACAAGCTATTCAATCATAAAAATTTATTTCAGGAAGCATAAGATAATCGTCCCGGTTAGAAACATGCTACTCCATTTGCATCGATCAACTTTTCTACAAGGTTAGTAAAAAACAAAAGTAAGAATTAGAAACAATGGTGCAGAGATTGGTAATTATGATGCATTAAAAAGCGGTTTTGCCGCTGTCGACGCCAAAACCGCTCTTTTTGTTAACTAGAGAACATCTTATTCTTGGTTGGCATACCAAAAACAACTCCAGCAATAGTCCACAAGCCCCCCGTGCCAGTTCCACGATTCCAAGTCGAAACGCAGCGATTGGTTAAATGGAATCGCATCCAGTGCGCGAACACGCGAGTTCACCGTTAGCCCACCTTGCTTCTTGCTGTTCGCCCCGCCGATTGGTTGCCCAATAAACGGATGGTTGAACGGATCAGGGTATTGGCCACCCCAGGCATAGCCGTAGTAATCTTCGGTACCTGTTCCAAAATGGTCGGGAAAACTGCTTCCGTCAACGTAAATTTTCTCGTCTCCTTCACCCCACCAACCCGGAACCGGCTTTTCAATCTGCAGGTTATCGCCGACATAGTTTCCGGCCGTAGGAATGGTGATGAAGTTGAAATCCTGCCCCTCCCTGGCCACTGTCTGGTAGTTCTTCATTTCCGTGTAGCTGGCGTGGAAATAAAGGCTGTTATCGGCCCATTGGTAATCGCCGGTAGCCACCTTGAGTTGAACATCTGCTTTGGCTTCACCTTGATTTACAATCTTCACTTCAGCGCCGCTTTGGAAAGGCATAACCCAGAAGCTGGCCATGTTACCGAGTGTGTCAACCTTGCGATACCAATCGGAAACCGGCACCAGTTGGTTGCCACAGCCAAAGAAAAAACCAAGGGGCACATCAACGGTTTGCGTTCCGTCGAAGGCTATTTGAATCCGCAAATCTTGTACGGCCTGATCCAGGCTATTGGCATTCAGCGACAATAAAATCCGGCGTATGGAAGAAGCTCCCTCAAGCGTGATTGAACCGGATTCGCCTTGTTCCAAACTCAGATCAGCAACTTTCACATCGGCTTCCTTTTCAACTTCCACTGCTGCAGTTTCGTCGTCAATCAAACTGCCCAATTTAGTGTTGGTTGCCTCCAATTGTTCGGCATATTTTACAACGGTTTCTTTGGTTAAACTTTCCATTTTAACCTCGCCTTTATACAGTCGATAGTTGATATTGTAAAACATGCCATCGCCTGCTGAAAGCCTTGGATCAGGCCCTTCGTAGGTTATCTTGATGTGTTTTGCGAAAGGAATGGGCGCGTAGAGGTTGTGTCCCAGTTTTGCGCTTGGTTTGGGCAAGGGCTGATCTTTGCTAACACACAGAGCCGAAAGTGGGTAGCCGATCATCTTGTTTTCGCCGATTAAATCGCCAGCACGCCCGGCTTCCCAAACCGGGATGGTGTCACCATCAATGTAAAAACGCATAGTGGCCTGAAGACCAGGATTGCCACCGCTCCAAAAGCGGGTAATGACACCGGGGCCATCCACATCCAGCATCACGAACTCGGTTCGTCCATTGATGATTTCCTTGCCCTGAAAATGATTCCAATCTTGGTTGGCATACCAACCGAGCGTATCATCCGGGCTAATCGACAAGCGTTCATAACTACTGGCCTGGTGCTGCGACCAGTTAGTTGCTTGCAAGTAACTCAGTGTTTCCCTGTTTGTCATTTCATCAAGCAAGGTTCCAAAAGTGATTTTTTCTTGTTTATCCGATATACTGCCAGTACAAGCCTGAAGTATCAATGTGATTATTAAGATTATAAAAATGTTCCTTCTCTTAATGTATTTCATTTTTTCTACAATTGAATAATTCGCGTATTGCAATTTTACCTATTTATGGTTGCGTTCGGTTAAAGTAATTTTCGATCTCATTACAATGTGGGTTTTCCTTTTATATAGCCTATCGATTTTAAAAATCTATCTGCTTGACGAACCGTTTCGGTGTAAAACTTTCCATCGTATTTGTAGTTGTTAAAAAAACCATGTCCGGCGCCATCATACAAAAACAAATCGCAGCGACTGCCAACTGAGTCCATTTTGGCCTTGTAATTTTCGGCAACGGATACCGGAATAAGGTGGTCTTCCCGACCGAGAAAAACAATGGTTGGCGGAGCATCTTTGCGAATGTTGTGTGCCGGAGAAATCTCTTTCCAACGTTCTCCCATTCGTTCATGCTCAAATCCATCGGGGCCATTATCAAAAACCGGGTTAAACAAAACGAGGGCATTTGCTTTTGAGCTTATACTTAAGTCTTCACTTTTTTCGTCAAGAGTTGTACAAACACCTGTAACAGCAGCAAGGTGCCCCCCTGCTGAACCTCCGGAAGCCACAATTTCATCCGCATCAATATTCAGTTCTTTGGCGTGTTTACGTAAAAAACGAATGGACGAGAGCGCATCGGCAGCTGCTTCGTAAGGAGTGGTTTTATGGCGCGATTTTACACGGTAATCGGCCAAAACAGTAATCATTCCCCGTTCAGCAAAATACTCCGCCTGTGGCTTAAACTGTTCGGTAGTTCCGCCGTTCCAGCCTCCACCAAAGAAAAAAATAATGGTGGGGTATTTTTTGTTCTTTTTGAATTTTGGCGGATAGCGGAAGGTCAAATCGAGCTTGCTCCCATCAATCTCCTTATAAATGATCGTTGAAGGCTGTGTTTTATCAACCTGCTTCGAATGATTGTCTGTCTTTTGAGCATACCCGGCTGTGGAAAACAGAACCACCAAGAGCAATGATTTTATAAATATCCTGATCATTTTACAGTTTTTCAATGTATACATAATAGGCCGGATGCACATGTTTCATCGCATCAACCAAGCGTGCTTCCATATCGTATTTACCAGCCGGAACATGTAGCTTAAAAGTAACTTCATCCTGACCTTCCTCGATGATAGCTTCCTTCGTTTGACCAGCTACATATAAATGAGCCTCGGTAAAATCATTTTTCACACTGGCTGGTGCTGTTTTGTCCAGCTCAATGCGTTCTTCCTGAG
It contains:
- a CDS encoding alpha/beta hydrolase codes for the protein MIRIFIKSLLLVVLFSTAGYAQKTDNHSKQVDKTQPSTIIYKEIDGSKLDLTFRYPPKFKKNKKYPTIIFFFGGGWNGGTTEQFKPQAEYFAERGMITVLADYRVKSRHKTTPYEAAADALSSIRFLRKHAKELNIDADEIVASGGSAGGHLAAVTGVCTTLDEKSEDLSISSKANALVLFNPVFDNGPDGFEHERMGERWKEISPAHNIRKDAPPTIVFLGREDHLIPVSVAENYKAKMDSVGSRCDLFLYDGAGHGFFNNYKYDGKFYTETVRQADRFLKSIGYIKGKPTL
- a CDS encoding glycoside hydrolase family 172 protein, giving the protein MQYANYSIVEKMKYIKRRNIFIILIITLILQACTGSISDKQEKITFGTLLDEMTNRETLSYLQATNWSQHQASSYERLSISPDDTLGWYANQDWNHFQGKEIINGRTEFVMLDVDGPGVITRFWSGGNPGLQATMRFYIDGDTIPVWEAGRAGDLIGENKMIGYPLSALCVSKDQPLPKPSAKLGHNLYAPIPFAKHIKITYEGPDPRLSAGDGMFYNINYRLYKGEVKMESLTKETVVKYAEQLEATNTKLGSLIDDETAAVEVEKEADVKVADLSLEQGESGSITLEGASSIRRILLSLNANSLDQAVQDLRIQIAFDGTQTVDVPLGFFFGCGNQLVPVSDWYRKVDTLGNMASFWVMPFQSGAEVKIVNQGEAKADVQLKVATGDYQWADNSLYFHASYTEMKNYQTVAREGQDFNFITIPTAGNYVGDNLQIEKPVPGWWGEGDEKIYVDGSSFPDHFGTGTEDYYGYAWGGQYPDPFNHPFIGQPIGGANSKKQGGLTVNSRVRALDAIPFNQSLRFDLESWNWHGGLVDYCWSCFWYANQE
- a CDS encoding alpha-L-fucosidase — protein: MNKLKRTITLSLALLMLVSTGFAQKQTKKPSTNERMAWWRDARFGMFIHWGPYAVPGGERNGKVCGGGAEWIMDKLDYTIEDYEKEVVDQFEPVNFDADKWVQIAKDAGMKYIVLTSKHHDGFAMWDSEVSDYNIVDRTEFGRDVVAELAEACKKEGIVFCLYHSITDWHHPQAQSIFYPNYNVGQKDQTKSNPEFPKYFENYLKPQVKELLTNYGEIGVVWFDGEWISDYTTEMGKEMYEMIMELQPNTIVNNRVDKGRNGMAGMNVEGNFAGDFGTPEKEVPATGIDSDWEACFTMNGSWGYKPSDEKWKSDTMLIHSLIDIVSKGGNFLLNVGPDGLGQIPVESVERLAAMGEWNRVNGEAIYGAKASPFDRPEWGRYTSKRGLLYAHIFDWPTDKKIQVDKSVKVTKAYFLAEPNKQLEIKSSDKGDYILLPENAPDEIASVIRIEVVPSEDWANLKRYSKSNAELVAPAANENRVVFMGNSITEGWVRQDPEFFKTNPYVGRGISGQTTAQMLLRFRPDVIDLNPEVVVILAGTNDIAANRGPQTLEQIMGNITSMVQLAKINGIKVVLASALPASSYSWRPAISPADKIIELNKMIEAYAKENDMVYLDYYSAMVNENKGLIKEYGRDSVHPNIKGYKVMEKLVEKAIKEALKK